Below is a window of Coriobacterium glomerans PW2 DNA.
AACACCTTCATCTTAACGTGCCGCGAATCGAATACCAGTCTTGACTTATGCTGAACTAAGACAGAAGATGGAGCTGCGTTCTGCGCGCAACTCACCGATCTTCACAATCATCCGCTCAACGGGAATTCAATCCGATCCAGGGTCGCGGTGGCCGCTGCGGCGCTCGCGCGGCGCGCCATGCGCTAGGCCGACGTCCTCGGCGCGAATCCGCCCCGCCGCTGCGGGTGCGCGAGTGCCGCGGCCTCGCTCCGAGCGGGTATCTGCTGTCATGATGATTACCGGCAGGTGTCGATCGCTCGATCGGTTTCTCCTGTATCATAGATGAGACCGCATCCTCTCGCGCGCCGGGCCTCCAGGCCGGCCGCGCGATCGGTCGGCTGGCATGTACCTCGCGGCAGATTGCGGCTATGACGTTGTTCGCCCCTCACATATGCATCGCGCTCGTCGCGTTTGCGACCACGTTTGCGATCGTGCCGGCCGCCAAGCGTCTCGCATTTCGCATCGATGCGGTTGACTATCCTTCAAAACGCCGTGTCAACACCGTTCCCGTGGCGCGTCTGGGCGGCATCGCGGTCTTCTGCGGACTCACATTGGCCTGTGCCGTGCAGGTGATCGGTACGAAGCTGTGGGGATGGCCCTCGGCGCTCATCCCGCACCCGAGTCTCGCGGTCAACTACCCCGCGCTCGCGATCGCCTTTCTGGTGGTCTTCATCACCGGCGTCGTCGATGACATCTTTCAGCTCACACCCCATATGAAGCTCATCGGCCAGCTGCTGGGCGCTATCATCGCCGCATCGGGCGGCCTTACGATCGGCAGCATCGTGAATCCTCTCGCGCCCGGATCCTACATCCATCTGGGATGGCTCGCCTGGCCGATCACGGTTCTCTATCTCGTGGCCTACGCGAACATCATCAACCTGATCGACGGTCTGGATGGGCTGGCCACGGGTATCTCGGCAATATCGAGCGCCACGATGTTCAGCTTCGCTGTACTGTCCGGTCGCAATGACGCGGCGGCGCTGTCGATCGCGCTGTTCGGCGCCT
It encodes the following:
- a CDS encoding glycosyltransferase family 4 protein is translated as MTLFAPHICIALVAFATTFAIVPAAKRLAFRIDAVDYPSKRRVNTVPVARLGGIAVFCGLTLACAVQVIGTKLWGWPSALIPHPSLAVNYPALAIAFLVVFITGVVDDIFQLTPHMKLIGQLLGAIIAASGGLTIGSIVNPLAPGSYIHLGWLAWPITVLYLVAYANIINLIDGLDGLATGISAISSATMFSFAVLSGRNDAAALSIALFGACVAFLRYNFHPASIFLGDSGALLLGFGLGSISLLSVSRTAALTSLLMPLIVAGVPIIDTLSAIVRRMRAHVSIGQADKGHIHHRLIQEGYDQRQAVMLIYAWCILLSLGAIAINQVDVKLRILIFFALLACSALFAARLHLFEPVLRHHYNPKTREDEIVSPENPAFREEARACRRAHARRLRGRRARCARNRQEGKEHDGR